The DNA region TGGTAGGTGGAGAGCACCGCTTCGAGGATCAGCGTGTGTGGACCGTCGGATTGGAGGCGGGAGGCGACGGTTTCGATGCAGTTGCCGAAGCTGAGCGTGTCGACCCAGCTATCTGAGGAAATGGCGATGCCGGTGGACTTGGCGGTTGCGCTGTAGCCCAGATCGATGCCGATCTTCGGAAGCGATGGGTTGCTGTGGGCGGTGAAGCGGGGCATGCCGGGGGCAGCTCAGTGGAACGTGTGAAGCCGTGCGCAGACGAGCTCCAAGCGGTCGCTGTGGTCTGTTGCTTCGAGGACGCTGCGCATGAGCTGTGTGTCGTCGCCCAGGATGTGGTAGGCGACGAGGTCGGCGACCTGGCCGGGATCGTTGGTGGATTGGAGGTGATCGAGCAGTTGCCGTGCGTCGCTTTCCTCCTGGCACAGGCGGTCGTTGAGGATATTGATCACCTCGTTGCGCAGGGCGTCGGCTCGGCGTGGTGACTTTGATTGGTCTTCGTCGATCCAGGTGAGGTCGGCGAGTGGGTATGGGGCGTCGTTCTCCAGGTGCCAGTGGTCGAAATGGACGCGGCCGACGCCTTGGAGCATGAGATTGGATGATCCGTCGCTTTGGCCGACGCAGGCGCGGATGACTCCGGCGGTGCCGATGGCTTCGATTTCGTTGGCGTTCGGGGTGAGGTCGTGATCGGGAGCCTTGGTGGCGACGCACATCATGCGGTGGGACTGCAAGGCGTCCTTGATCATCGCACGGTAGCGTTCTTCGTGGATGTGGAGGGGGAGACCGCAGTGGGGGAGTAATACGCACTCCGGCAGGATGATTGCCGGCAGGGTTTTGGGCTTGTGGTCGATCATTGCAGCGGGTGCGGAGCGGTCCTCCGGGGGAGGAGGCGCCGCTTTGGCGGGGGGTATTCGCTTTGGTTTACGCTCCGGGCAGTGCATCAAGTTGCGAAATTTGCCTAGAGATACGGGCGATAGTCCCGATCTGACGGGGAATCAAGTGGTGTGGGAATATTCAAGTTACGGATTGCAATGTAGTCGATGCGTGCTTTGTTCCCCGAGTCGTGTGCCGATATGATTTCCATCTGGAGTCACGGTATGCGACCTCGGATTGGTCCGAGCGGCCTGAACGGTTGGATACTGGAGAATCTTTCAGCTTCCTGCTGTCGGTGCCGGGCTCCTCGCTCGCATGGGGCTTCTTACCAATCCGTGGCAAATCGAAATCGACTACTACTATGAGCGAAGCAAAGACCATCAACATCGACGACTTCCGTCAGCACGAGTCCGACACCGGAAGCTCCCACGTTCAGATCGCCCGTCTTACCGAGCGTATCCTTCACCTGACCGCCCACATGGGCAGCAACCGCAAGGACTTCTCGTCCCGCCGCGGTCTCCTCAAACTCGTTGCGCGCCGCCGCAAGCTTCTCGACTACGTGAAGCGCGAAAATGAAGAGCAGTACAAGGAACTGATCCAAAAGCTTGGTCTGCGTAAGTAATCGCAGCGATCAGGCTCCGGGGGAATCACCTCGGAGCCTGATTTGTTTTGCACAACGGGTACCCGCCTTGGTAGAAGGCTCCCGTCATATCCCTTTCCTATCCGAAAAGAAGAAAACAAAAGAAAAAGAAATATGAGTATCCATAAAGTAACGAGCCAAGTCGGCTCAGGAGAAATCACCATCGAAGCCGGGCGTTTTGCCCCGTTGGCAGACGGTGCCGTGATGGTGCAGCTTGGCGAGACCAGCGTGTTGGTCACCGCCGTGTCCCAGACCAAGGTTCGCGATGGTCAGGACTGGTTCCCACTTTCCGTTGAGTACAAAGAAAAAGCATCTGCAGCTGGTAAGTTCCCAGGCGGTTACTTCAAGCGTGAAGGACGTCCGACCGAGAAGGAAATCCTCACCTGCCGCATGACCGACCGTCCATTGCGTCCGCTTTTCCCTAAGGGTTACTTCTACGACACCCAGATCGTTGCGTTGCTTCTCAGCGCTGACGGTGTGAACGACGCTGACATCCTCGCGATGAACGGTGCATCGGCCGCACTTCACATCTCCGACATTCCGTTCGCCAAGCCAATTGGTGCGGTGCGCGTCGGTCGTATCGACGGTGAGTTCGTTGCCAACCCGACCCACGACGAGCGCGAAGAGAGTGATCTCGACCTCGTGTACGTTGGTTCGAAGGACGAAGTGATCATGATCGAAGGTGCTGGTGATGAAGTTCCTGAAGAGATCTTCATCAAGGCATTGAACTTCGCTCAGGAGAAAGTCCAGGTGCTGGTTGCAGCGCAGGAAGAACTTCGTTCGCTCTGCGGTAAAGAGAAGCGTCAGTACGAGCTCAAAGTGGCTCAGCAGGACCTCCTCGACGTGGCCTACGAAGTGGCAGGTGACCGCATCGAAGACGCGATCTACAAACCAAGCAAGCACGAGCGTGGTGCTGCAGTGGAAGCTCTCCGCGACGAAGTGCGCGAAGCCATCCTTGCCAAGTTCCCAGACACCGGGTCGTTCGAAATCGACCAGGCATTCGACTTCCTTCAGAAGAAGGCATTCCGCGTTTCCATCCTTGAAAAGGGCAAGCGTGCCGACGGCCGTGGCGTGGGCGACCTCCGTCCGCTGACTGGTGAAGTGGGAATGATCCCACGTGTGCACGGATCGGGCTTCTTCGCCCGTGGCGAGACCTCCGCACTCGGACTCGCGACCCTCGCACCACTCGACGAAGCTCAGATGCTCGACAGCTACGTGGGTGGCGTCGACAGCAAGCGCTTCATCCTTCACTACAACTTCCCTCCATTCTCCGTGGGTGAGACCGGCCGCATGGGCGGAATCAACCGTCGTGAAATCGGTCACGGTGCCCTTGCCGAGCGTTCGGTGGAGCCAGTGATCGCATCGGAAGACGAGTTCCCATACGCAATCCGCGTGTCGTCGGAAGTGATGTCGTCGAACGGTTCGACCTCGATGGCTACCGTGTGTGCCGCATCGATGGCTCTGATGGACGCCGGTGTGCCACTCAAGCGCCCGGTTGCAGGTATCTCCGTGGGTCTCGTGACCGACATGGACGAAGCTGGCAACATCAAGCGCTACGAGCGTCTTCTCGACATCATCGGCTCCGAGGACTTCTTCGGTGACATGGACTTCAAACTCTGCGGAACCACCGAGGGTGTGACCGGTTACCAGCTTGACCTCAAGCTTCCAGGTATCCCACTCACCATCCTTGAGGAAGCGATCATCCAGGCCAAGGACGCACGTGCAGACGTGCTCGCAGCAATGGCAGAAGGCATCGCCGAAACCCGCCCTGCGATCAGCAAGTACGCTCCTCGCATCGAGTCGGTCAAGATCAACCCAGACCGCATCGGCGACCTCATCGGACCTGGTGGCAAGGTTATCCGCGGCATCCAGGCCGAGAGTGGTACCGAGCTCAGCGTCGACGAAGACGGCACCGTTCACATCTACGCGATCAAGCAGGAAGGCCTCGAGCGCGCCAAGCAGCTCATCAAGGCACGTACCGCTGAGATCGAAGTGGGCGAGACCTACACCGGTAAAGTGGTCAGC from Sulfuriroseicoccus oceanibius includes:
- a CDS encoding LON peptidase substrate-binding domain-containing protein; the encoded protein is MIDHKPKTLPAIILPECVLLPHCGLPLHIHEERYRAMIKDALQSHRMMCVATKAPDHDLTPNANEIEAIGTAGVIRACVGQSDGSSNLMLQGVGRVHFDHWHLENDAPYPLADLTWIDEDQSKSPRRADALRNEVINILNDRLCQEESDARQLLDHLQSTNDPGQVADLVAYHILGDDTQLMRSVLEATDHSDRLELVCARLHTFH
- the rpsO gene encoding 30S ribosomal protein S15, giving the protein MSEAKTINIDDFRQHESDTGSSHVQIARLTERILHLTAHMGSNRKDFSSRRGLLKLVARRRKLLDYVKRENEEQYKELIQKLGLRK
- a CDS encoding polyribonucleotide nucleotidyltransferase encodes the protein MSIHKVTSQVGSGEITIEAGRFAPLADGAVMVQLGETSVLVTAVSQTKVRDGQDWFPLSVEYKEKASAAGKFPGGYFKREGRPTEKEILTCRMTDRPLRPLFPKGYFYDTQIVALLLSADGVNDADILAMNGASAALHISDIPFAKPIGAVRVGRIDGEFVANPTHDEREESDLDLVYVGSKDEVIMIEGAGDEVPEEIFIKALNFAQEKVQVLVAAQEELRSLCGKEKRQYELKVAQQDLLDVAYEVAGDRIEDAIYKPSKHERGAAVEALRDEVREAILAKFPDTGSFEIDQAFDFLQKKAFRVSILEKGKRADGRGVGDLRPLTGEVGMIPRVHGSGFFARGETSALGLATLAPLDEAQMLDSYVGGVDSKRFILHYNFPPFSVGETGRMGGINRREIGHGALAERSVEPVIASEDEFPYAIRVSSEVMSSNGSTSMATVCAASMALMDAGVPLKRPVAGISVGLVTDMDEAGNIKRYERLLDIIGSEDFFGDMDFKLCGTTEGVTGYQLDLKLPGIPLTILEEAIIQAKDARADVLAAMAEGIAETRPAISKYAPRIESVKINPDRIGDLIGPGGKVIRGIQAESGTELSVDEDGTVHIYAIKQEGLERAKQLIKARTAEIEVGETYTGKVVSTTNFGAFMEVLPGKDGMIHISQLADFRVEKVEDVVKVGDMVTAKCIGIDEKGRVKMSRKEAMKEQEAEEVEL